In Brachybacterium fresconis, the genomic stretch AGCTCGCTGGAACGTGAGCAGCGGGAGACTCTCCGGGACCTCCTCGGGAACCGGTTCGGGCTGAGGCCGATCGTGTGGGTCGGGATCCTCCTGGCCGCGCTTCAGCAGCTGCTGGGCATCAACGTGATCTTCTACTATTCCACGACGCTGTGGCAGTCGGTCGGATTCGACGAGTCCCAGGCGTTCTTGACCAGCACGATCACGTCGGTGATCAATATTCTCGCCACCATCGTGGCCATCGTGCTGGTGGACCGGGTGGGGCGCCGACCCATGCTCCTGATCGGCTCGGGAGGTACCACGATCTCCCTGGCGGCGATGGCATTCGCCTTCTCCTTCGCCGAGGGCTCGGGAGAGGCCGTCTCGCTCCCGGATCCTTGGTCCACGGTCGCCCTGATCGGCGCGAACGCGTTCGTGGTGTTCTTCGCGACCACCTGGGGGCCGATCATGTGGGTGATGCTCGGCGAGATGTTCCCCAACCGCATCCGTGCATCGGCGCTGGCGGTCGCCGGCGCCACCCAGTGGCTCGCGAACTTCCTGGTCTCCACGACCTTCCCCGCCATGTCCCAGATCGGGCTCACCTTCTCCTATTCGATCTACGCCGTCTTCGCGGCGATCTCGTTCGTCTTCGTGGTGCGCCTGCTGCCGGAGACGAAGGGGATCGAGCTCGAGGACATGGACGATCTGGATGTCCGGGGCAGCAGAAGGGCGGGCCCCGGCTCCTGAATACCGGTGGCCCGCCCCTCGTGCGGCTGTCGCCGTCGTCGGCAGGGCCGAGCGCTCAGGCCTCCAGCAGGCTGCGGGCCGCGCCCGCGATGTGCGCGGCGTCGATCCCGGCCCAGTCCAGCAGCTCGGCGGGCGTTCCCGAGCCGGGCACGCCGTCCACGGCGAGGTGCTCGAGGTGGAGGTCCTGGATGCTCTCCTGGGCGAGACCGGCGAGCACCGCGGCACCGAGTCCGCCCTCGGCGTGGTGGTCCTCGGCGACGACCACCCGTCCACCGGTCGCCTCGACGGCGGCGCGGATGCCGTCGACGTCGATCGGCTTGACCGAGTAGGCGTCGATCACGCGGGCGCGGATGCCCTGCTCGGCGAGCGTCGCCGCGGCGGAGAGCGCCTGGTGCAGCGTGACGCCGGCGCCGATCAGGGTGACGTCATCGGACTCCGAGCTGACCAGCGTCTTGGAACCGCCGACAGGGAACTCCTCCCCCGCCTCGTACAGCACCGGGTAGCCGCCGCGCGTGGTGCGCAGGTAGCTGACCCCGGAGGTCGCGGCCATCTGCTCGACGAGCTTCGCCGTCGACGTCGCGTCGGAGGGGTACAGCACCGTCGAGCCCTGGAGGGCCGCGAACAGGGCGAGGTCCTCCAGGCCCATCTGGGAGGGGCCGTCGGCGCCGATCTCGACGCCGGCATGGGAGCCCACCATCCGCAGGTCCACCCGGGAGACGGGCGCCATCCGCAGGAAGTCCGCGGCGCGGGTGAGGAAGGCCGCGAAGGTGGAGGCGAAGGCGATGTGGCCGCGCACGGACAGCCCGGTGGCGGCCGCCACCAGCTGCTGCTCGGCGATGAACATCTCGAAGTACCGCTCGGGGAACTCCTCCACGAAGTCGCCGGTGCCGGTGGAGTTGGAGACCTCGCCGTCCAGGGCGACCACGCGGGGATCGGCGTGGCCCAGAGCGACCAGGGCCTTGCCGTAAGCCTTGCGGGTGGCGAGCTCCTCACCCTTGTCAAAAGTGGGCAGCTCGACCGGGCGGACCGCGGGCTCGGACCGGGTGACCTCGGGGGGCCGGGGGCCGCGCACCAGCAGGTCGCGCTCGCCGCCGAGCTCCTCGATCGCCGCCTTCTCCTCGTCCTCGGGAATCGGCTTGCCGTGCTTGTTCTCCTGGTCCTCGACCCCGGAGTAGCCCTTGCCCTTCACGGTGCGGGCGAGGATCACGATCGGGCGATCGCCGGGTGCATCGGCCTGGGCGAGGGCATCGTCGATCTGCTGGATGTCGTGGCCGTCGATGATCACGGCGCGGGCCCCGAAGGCCTCCACCCGGGCGGCGTAGGCGTCGAGGTCCCAGCCGAGCTCGGTGGGCCCGCGCTGGCCGAGACGGTTGACGTCGACGATGGTGACGAGGTTGGTGAGGGAGTAGTGGGAGGCCTTGTCCAGCGCCTCCCAGATGGACCCCTCGGCCATCTCGCTGTCCCCGCACAGGACCCACACGCGGTAGGGGGCCTGCTCGAGGTGCTTGCCGGACAGGGCGACGCCGACGCCGTCGGGCAGACCCTGGCCGAGGGAGCCGGTGGCGACGTCGACCCAGGGCAGCACCGGGGTGGGGTGACCCTCCAGGCGCTGGTCGAAACGGCGATAACCGGTCATCAGCTCCTCGTCGGAGACGACGCCGACCGCCTTGTACACGGCGTACAGCAGCGGCGAGGCGTGGCCCTTGGAGAAGATGAGGTGGTCGTTGCCGTCGGCCGCGGGGTCGTCCCAGTCGTAGCGCAGGTGGCGGGAGACCAGGGTGGCCAGCAGGTCGGCGGCCGACATGCTGGAGGTGGGGTGCCCGGACCCGGCGGAGGTGGAGGCGCGGACGGAGTCGACGCGCAGCTGCGCGGCGAGCTCGGGGATCTGTGAGAGGTCGAGCCCCTCGTGCATGGTGGACATGGACTGCTCCTTCCCGGATCCCGGTGGCGCAGGGGCGCGTCGGCGGATCCGTGGCTCGTCGTCCGGTGTTGCCCCCACCCTAGGAAGGTCCGGGGCGGCGTGCCAAGGACCGGGAGCGACCGAGCGGTCCCGTCTCAGTCCCCGAGACCGCCGAGGTCGTGGGCCCGCACCGTCACCGCGTGATCGCATCCGGCGGCCGTGCCGCCGGCGCGGAGGATCTCGGGGATGAACTCCTCGGGCGCGGGGTGGTCGGTGACGTGCTGGAGGTAGGCCTCGTGGGCGCTCAGGGAGGCGACCGCGGCCTGCACGTGCCCGGCGGAGACCGCCTTGGCGTGGGTCGGCTCGGGGTGGCCGAGGACCAGCAGGGCCCGTGCGGACCAGGGCTCGAGCCCCTCCTGCTCGCGCAGCTCGCGGAACACCCAGGGGTTGGCGGCGTCACGGGTGCCGTCCGCCGCGCTGATCCCGGCGGCCCGGTGGTCGGCCTGGTTGAGCGAGCCGTAGGCCTCCAGGTCGAAGTTGGCCGTCAGCACGAGGTCAGGGCGCACCTGGCGGACCGCCCGGGCGATGTCCCGGCGCAGGGCGAGGGTCGCCTCCAGCATGCCGTCGGGGTGCTCGAGGATCCGCAGGTCCCTCACGCCGACGATCTCGCAGGCGCGGTGCTGCTCCCGGGCGCGCAGCGGGGCGACGATCGCGGGGTCCTCGGCCATCCCGGCCTCGCCGCGGGTCAGCAGCAGATAGGTCACCTCGACCCCGGCCTCGGTCCAGGCGCGCACGGCGGCGGAGGCGCCGTACTCCATGTCGTCGGGGTGGGCGACGACGCACAGCACCCGTTCGATGCCCTCCTCGGGCAGGGCGGGCAGGACAGTGGGGGCGGCGGGCTCCGACGCAGCGGACGAGCCGGACGAGCCGGACTCAGCGGATGCGGAACTCATGGGACTCCTCACGGTGGGCCGAACTCCAGCCTACGCGGGAACGCTCTCCCGCTCGAAGGTCCTCAGCAGCGCGGTCACGGCGGCGCGCCCGGCGCGGTTGGCGCCGATGGTCGAGGCGCTGGGGCCGTAGCCGAGCAGATGGATGCGCGGGTCCTCCTCTGCTGCGGTGCCGTCCAGGGCGATCCCGCCCAACTCTCCGCGCAGGCCGAGCGTCCGCAGGTGGCGCAGCTCGTGGCGGAAGCCGGTGGCCCACAGGATCGCATCCAGCTCGGTGACGGTGCCGTCGGCCTCCACCACCCCGGCCTCCGTGATCCGCTCGAACATCGGACGCCGCCGGAGGATCCCGCGGCGCTCGGCCTCCCGCAGCGCCGGCGTCCATCGCAGGCCCGTGTTCGAGACGACGGAGCCGACGGGAAGGCCCTGGCGGACCTGGTCGATCACTCCGGCGATGACCTGCCGACCGGCCTCCTCGGTGAATTCGCCCTCCTCGAAGACCGGCTCGCGCCGGGTGTACCAGAAGGTCTCGCCGACCGCGGCGATCTCCTGGAGGAAGCCCAGAGCGCTGATGCCGCCGCCGACGACGGCGACCCGCTGCCCGGCGAAGTCCTCGGCGCGGACGTACTCGACGGTGTGCAGCTGCCGGCCGCGGAAGGAGGCGGCTCCCGGGAGGGCGGGGACGAAGGGTCGGGTCCAGGTGCCGGTGGCGCTGAGCACGGCGCGGGTGCGGATCGGGGCGCGCCGGGCGCCGTCCGGGCCGACGGAGTGGACCAGCAGCGGGGTCGGTGAAGGGTCCACGGCCGGGTCCGCGGGCAGCTCGGCGGCACCGACCGCGGCCGGATCATCCTCGACCAGCGTCACCCGCACCGGGCGCTCGACGGGGATCTCGAAGCGCTCCTCGAAGTCCGCGAAGTAGGCGGGGACGGCGCGGTTCGCCGGCGCGGCGGCGTCGGCGTCCACCTCGGGCATGCCGGGCAGCTCCCGGATCCCGTTGACCGTCGCCATGGTGAGGCTGTCCCAGCGGTGGCGCCAGGCGCCGCCGGGCCCGCCCTCCGCGTCCAGGATCACGAACTCCAGGCCGCGCCGGCGCAGGTGGTAGGCGGCAGACAGTCCCGCCTGGCCGGCGCCGATCACCACCACGTCGGTGGTGCGCACAGAGGTCTCCATACCCGGGGAACCAGCCCGGCGGCGGGAATGTTCCGCGGCGGGACCGGGATCACCCCCGAACGGCGACGACGGGGTCGGCGCCGGCGAGCGGCCCCGTCACGGCCCGTGCGGCGGCGAGTCCCCGCTCGAGGTCGGCCGAGAGGTCCTCGAGGTCCTCGAGTCCGATGCTCAGCCGGACGGTGCCGGGGCCGACGCCGCAGGCGCGGCGCTGGGTCTCGCTGAGGTGGCAGTGGGTGGTGGTGGCGGGGTGGCAGACGAGCGAGCGGGCGTCACCGATGTTCACCGCGAGGGTGAACAGCTCCAGCGCGTCGCAGAAGGCCGCGGCGGCCTCCTCCGACCCGGCCAGATCGATGGAGAACACTCCGCCGGTGCCGCGGGGGAAGTCCCGCTCGGCGAGGTGGGCGTCGGGCCGCCCCGGGATGGTGGGGTGGTCGACGCGGACCACGCCCTCGCTGCCGTGCAGGCGGCCGGCGAGGGCGGCGGCGTCGGCACTGATCTTGCGCATCCGCAGGTCGAGGGTCTCGATGCCCACCAGGATCTGCTGGGCGCTGGCGGCGGGCAGAGCGGCACCGAAGTCGGTGACGTACTTGGAGCGGGCGTAGGCCAGCAGGCCGGAGCCGCCGCGGTCGTATTCATCGGCGAAGGTGACGCCGAAACGGGCGTTGGGGGTGGTCAGGCGCGGCCAGCGGTCCGGACATCGCCGGGGGTCGAAGGAGCCGGTGTCGACGATGACGCCGCCGAGGGTGGTGCCGTGGCCGCACAGGTGCTTGGTGGCGGAGTGGACGACCACGTCGGCCCCGTGCTCGCCGGGCCGGTGCAGGGCGGGGCCGGCGAGGGTGGCATCGACGACGACGGGGACGTCGCGGGCATGGGCGAGGGCGCTGATCGCCGGGAGGTCCACCAGCTGCGCGCCGGGGTTCGCGATCGACTCCACGAGCACGGCGCGGGTGGCGGGGGTGATCGCCCGCTCCCAGGCGCCGAGGTCCCAGGGGTCGACGACCGTGCAGGTCACTCCGAGATCGGCGAGGGTGTCGCCGAGGAACTCGGTGGTGCCGCCGTACAGCAGCTGCGAGGCGACGACGTGGCTTCCCGGGGCGAGCAGCGCGCACAGGGCGATGGTGGTGGCGGCCTGGCCGCTGGCCACGGCGATCGCCCCGGTCCCGCCCTCCAGGGCGGCCATCCGCTGTTCGAGCACGGCGGTGGTGGGGTTGCCCGAGCGCGAATAGGCGTAGCCCGAGCTGCGCCGGGCGAAGAGGTCCTTGAGCGAGGCGTGGTCCTCATGGGCGTAGGCGGTGGAGGCGTAGACGGGCGGCGTCAGCGCGCCATGCATGTCGTCCGCTCTCCAGCCGGCGTGGATCGCTGCAGTGCTCACGTGGCCTCCCGGGGCAGATGTCGAGGATGCGGGCAACGGCCCCAGCATGGGTCGCGCTCCGGGGAGGGGGCGAGGTCTGTGACGAACTGTGGCTAGGCGGCCGGCGTCCCGTCGGCCGCCCAGATGCCGGAGGTCCCGCGGCGGTGGGAGCCGACGAGATGGGTGTCGACCAGGCCGAGCGCCTCCATCAGCGCGAACATCGTCGTCGGCCCGACGAACCGGAAGCCGTGGCGCTTCAGCTCCTTCGCCAGGGCACGGGACTCCGTGCTGGTGGTGGGCACCTCACCGGCCGCGGCGGGGACCGGGGTGCGCTGGGGGCGGTAGGACCAGACCAGCTGCCCGAGATCGCTGCCAGGGCCGAGATCGCCGCGGGCCCCGAGACCGGTCGCAGTGCGCAGGGCGATGGTGGCGCGGGCGTTGGCGATGGTCGCCTCGATCTTGCCGCGGTGGCGGATGATCCCGGTGTCGGCCAGCAGAGCCTCGACATCGGCGGCGTCGTAAGCGGCCACGGCGTCCACGTCGAAGCCGGCGAAGGCGCGGCGGAACCCTTCCCGGCGGCGAAGGATCGTCGCCCAGGAGAGCCCGGACTGGAAGCCTTCCAGAGCGAGGCGCTCGAACACCCCGTGCTCGTCGCGGACGGGCAGGCCCCATTCGGTGTCGTAGTAGCTGCGCAGGTCCTCGTGGACGGCGGCCCACCGCGGGCGGGCCAGGCCGTCCGGACCGACCACAAGATCGGAGTCATCCCCGTTCTCAGTCATCGATCTTCCCGATGGGCTCGCGCTTCTCCGCCTGGAACTGGTCCTCGATGCGGCCCAGCGCCCAGTAGGCGGAGATCGAGATCTGGTCGCGCGCGATGCCGGCGTCCGTGACCAGGACGCGGCGCAGCTGCTTGGTCAGCGCCCGCTCGGCATGGCAGAACACCTGCAGGCCCGCGGTGGCCGAGAGGTCCAGCGCCGACACGGCCTCCAGCAGCCGCTCGCGCTGCCCGATCACCCAGCGCAGCTCGACGCCGGCGGGGTGAGGGAGCTCGAGCAGATCCTCCTCCTCGTCGAGCTGGAGGAGCACCAGGCCGGTGGCCGCCGGATCCATCGATTCCAGCGAGGCGGCGATCGCCGGCAGGGCGGCGTGGTCGCCGATCAGCAGATGCGAGGAGGCGGACTCCTCCGGCGTGTAGCCGCCGCCGGCGCCCATCAGGGCGATGCGGTCGCCCGGCTGCGCCTCGTCGGCCCACCGGGCGGCCGTGCCGCTGTCGGCCCCGTGACCGTGCAGCACGACGTCGAGGTCCAGGCTCTGGGCCTCGTCGTCCCAATGGCGCACGGTGTAGGTGCGCCGCGCGGGCAGCAGCTCGGGGCTGTCCTCGCGCAGGGCGTCGAGGTCGAACGGGGGCTGCAGGCCGGAGGCCGGCTCGGGGATCAGCAGCTTGACGTAGGCGTCCGCATGGGTGTTGCGGTTCAGGTGCGCGTACTGCTCGCCGCCGACGGTCACGCGCAGCAGTCGCGGGGAGAGGCGGGTCTTGCCGCGGACCTCGAGCACGGCCTGCTTCCGCGGCTTCTTCGGCCCGCGCTGCGTCGTGGCGGCGGGAGGCGTCGGCGTGGACTGGGCAGTGGTGGTCTCCATCCCCTCAGATTACGCGACACCCGAGTTTCGTAAATGTCTCGACCGCCCATCGGACAGGCATCGGCCGTCTAGGCTGGGACGATGAGCGCGCATCCGTCCCCGGCCCTCGATGCTGTCGTCGTCGGCTCCGGTCCCAATGGTCTCGCCGCGGCGGTGACCCTGGCCCGGGCCGGTCTGCGCATCCAGGTGCTCGAGAGCCAGGACACGATCGGCGGCGGAGCCCGGACCCTGGACCTCGGCCTGGCCGACGGGATCGTCCACGACCTGTGCTCCGCCGTGCATCCGCTGGCGCTGGCCAGCCCGTTCTTCGAAGCTTTCGACCTGGGAGCCCGCGGGGTGGACCTGATCGCCCCCGAGGCCTCCTACGCGCAGCCGCTGGACGACGAGCCCGCGGCGATCGCCTGGCACGACGCGGACCGCACCGCCGAGGGGCTCGGCGCCGACGGCCCGACCTGGCGCGCGACGCTCGGCACCCTGGCGCGCCACCAGGACCTGGTGGCAGAGCTCGCCCTCGGCGACAAGCGCTCGATCCCGCGTGCGCTCCTGACCACGCCGCACACGCTCGCGATCGCCCCGCTCTTCGGCGCCCTGGTCGGCCTGCAGGGCTCCCCGGCCTGGGACCTGCCGCTGCGGACCGAGCGGGCCCGTGCCCTGCTCGGCGGGGTCGCGGCCCATGCGATCGGCCGGATCCCCTCGCTGGGACTGGCCGCCACCTCCGCGCTGCTGGGCACGATCGCGCACGGGGCCGGCTGGCCGATCCCCGTCGGCGGCTCGCAGTCGATCATCGACGCGCTGACCGCGGACCTCCGGGCGCACGGCGGTGAGATCGTCACCGGTCACCGGGTGCGCACCTGGCGGGACGTGCCGCCCGCCCGTGCCGTGCTGCTGGACACCACCGCCGGGGCCGCCGCGGACATCCTCGCCAACCGACTCCCCCGCTCCCTCGAGTCCGCGCTGCGCGGCTTCGGCCACGGCGACGCCGCCGCGAAGGTCGACTTCGTCCTCTCCGGCCCGGTGCCCTGGCGGGACGCCGAGGTGGGACGGGCCGGGACCCAGCACCTGGGCGGCACCCGCGCCCAGATGGCCGCGGCGGAGGCCGAGGTCGCGGCGGGCCGCCTGCCTGATCATCCGGTGACACTGGTCAGCGACCCGTCGGTCGCCGACCCCTCCCGCCGCGGAGGCGAGCTGCGCCCGCTGTGGAGCTACGCCCACGTTCCCGCCGGAGACCCGAGCGATCCCACCGAGCTGGTCACGCGGCAGATCGAGCGCTTCGCCCCGGAGTTCCGGGACGTCATCGTGAGCTCGCGCGGGATCAGCGCCGCCGACATGGCCCACCACAATCCGGCTCTCGTCGGCGGAGACATCACCATGGGCGGGGTGACGATGGCGTCCATGATCGCCCGACCCACCCCCCGCTGGGATCCGTACCGTCTGGGTGCGACGAGCTGGTACCTGTGCTCTGCGGCCACTCCGCCGGGGCCGGGGGTGCACGGGATGAACGGCTGGCACGCCGCGCGCCGGGTGCTGCGCCACGAGTTCGGCCTGCGCGGGACGCCGGATCTGTCCCCGGGCTCCTGAGAGATCCTGGCCGCGCCCGCAGTTCTCTGACATCTGTCCGGGCGACTGACCGGTCACATCCGCTCCCAGGGGATTGCCGAGCACCGGGAAGGTGGCGCAGGATCGATCACCGTGAATGACTCAGACCCCTCTGATCCGGTGGCCACCGACGTGGTCGGCACGGACGAGCACAATCCCTCGGGCCGGACCTTCATGGGCCAGCCGGGGCCGTTGGCGAATCTGTTCAGCGTCGAGCTGTGGGAGCGGTTCAGCTTCTACGGGATGCAGGGCATCCTCGCGATCTACATGTACTTCAAGACCACCCAGGGTGGTCTGGGGATCGATCCGACGGTCGCCGCGAGCATCGTCGGCGCCTACGGCGGCTCGGTCTACGTCTTCTGCATCCTGGGCGCGCTGGTCTCGGACCGGCTGCTGGGCCCGGAGCGGACCCTGTTCGCCAGCGCCGTGATGATCATGCTGGGCCACATCTCGCTGGCCCTGCTGCCCGGCGTACCCGGGCTGGTCACCGGCCTGCTGCTGGTGGGCATCGGCTCCGGCGGGCTGAAGGCGACCGCCGCCACCCTGGTCGGCTCGCTCTACGACCTCCACGACACGCGGCGCGACGCCGGCTTCTCCATCTACTACATGGGCGTGAACATCGGCGGCCTGCTGGGCCCGCTGATCACCGGGTTCGCGCAGAAGGAATGGGGCTTCCACCTCGGCTTCGGCCTGGCCGCGATCGGCATGGCGATCGGCCTGGCCCAGTACCTGCTCACCCGACACAATCTGCCGACGACGGTGCACACCGTGCCGGATCCGCTGCCGCGCGCCCAGCGCCCGCTGTGGGCGGGCATCGCCGTGGTGGTCGTGCTGGTGGTGCTCATCCTCGTCCTCAGCGGCGTGATCACCCCCGACAACCTCGCGAACATCATGGTGGGCCTGTCGCTGGTCGGGGCCATCGCCCTGTTCGCCTTCCTGCTGAGATCTCGCAAGATCAGCGCCGACGAGCGCTCCCGCGTGGTCGCGTTCATCCCGCTGTTCATCGGCACCACGGCGTTCTTCGCCCTGTTCCAGCAGCAGTTCACGGTGATCACGCTGTACTCGGACAACCGCCTGGACCGTGCGCTGCAGCTGCCCTTCCTGGGCGAGTGGGAGATGCCGATCCCGTGGGTGCAGTCCTTCAACCCGTTCTTCATCATCGTGCTGGCCCCGCTGTTCGCGGCGCTGTGGACGAAGCTCGGCACCCGTCAGCCCGGCACCCCGGTGAAGTTCGCGATCGGCATCATGCTGATGGGCTCGGCCTTCCTGCTGTTCCTGCCGATGGTGCCGGTGGCCTCGGTGCCGGTCCTGTGGGTCGCGATGATCATGCTGGTGGCCACGCTCGGCGAGCTGTCGCTTTCGCCGGTGGGGCTGTCGCTGGCGACCAAGCTGGCTCCCGCGGCGTTCCCGGTGATGATGATGGCGCTGTACAACCTGTCGGTCGCGCTGGGCACCTCGCTGTCCGGCTCGCTGGCGCAGTTCTATTCTGCCGAGACCGAGGGCACCTACTTCGGCGTGCTCGGCGCGGTGACCATCGTGATCGGGCTGATCATGCTGGCGGTCGCCAAGCCCGTCGGAAAGGGCATGCGCGGCATCCGCTGACGCGCCCGGCCGCCGGAGCGACCGTCCGCGACCTCCAGGAGCCGCACCACCGTCACGGTGGGGCGGCTCCTGCGCTGCGTCGGGGCGGCTCGCGAGCTCAGGGACGCCCGGTGACGAACGCCCGGATCACCGCGGGATCGAGCTTCGGCCGGCGGTCCGCGTCGGCCAGGCCGTTGGCCTCCTGGAGCGTGTCGGTGAGCTGGGTGTAGCAGTGCCCGGCCAGGACGGGGGTCCCGTTCAGCGCTGCGAACAGGCCGGAGACCTTCTCCGCGAACTCCTCGGCGGTGGTCACGGTCGCGTACCCCCAGGTGCCCTCGGCGGCGTAGGCGACGCCGCCGAACTCGGTGATCATCACCGGGGCGCCGTCGGCGAGAGCGACGGCGGCGTCGTCGATGGGTCGGCGCCCCTGGGGGCCGCGGCCGGCGAGCACCTCCCCCACCGCGGCCTCGTCGGTGTAGCGGCGCGCGAGCACGTCGGCGTCGGTGGTGTAGTCGTGCAGGGCGAGGATGTCCCCGCCGGTGATCTCGTAGCCGTCGTTGGCGACCACGGGCCGGCTCGGGTCCAGGGCCCGGGTGAGCGCGGTGAGCGCGATCGTGAGGTCCTTCTGCGGGGCGTGGTCGGCGAGATCGCGCACGCCCCAGGACTCGTTCATCGGCACCCAGGTGACGACCGACGGATGGGCGCGCACCTGTTCGACGATCTCGGTCCACTCCGCCGTGATCGCGGCGACGGCACGGGGGGAATAGGTGTAGGCGTTCGCGGTCTCGCCCCAGATCAGCAGGCCGAGCTTGTCGGCCCAGAACAGGAAGCGGGGGTCCTCGACCTTCTGGTGGATGCGGGCGGCGGTGAAGCCGAGCTCCTTGATCAGCTCGACCTCCTGGCGGTACGCCGCGAGGCTCGGGGCGGTGAGCTGGGAGGTGGGCCAATAGCCCTGTTCGAGCACGGAGCGCACGAAGTACGGCTCCCCGTTGAGCAGGAATCTGCCCCGGTCGATGCCGGTGGTGCGCAGACCGAGGTAGCTCGCCGCCGTGTCGACGACCACGCCGCCCACGAGCACCTCGAGGGTGACGTCGATCAGCGCAGGGTGCTCGGGGCGCCACAGCAGTCGATCGCGGTCCTGGGTGTTGCGGACGGCGGGCACGTCGACCGTGGTCTCGACCCGCGGATCGTGGGCGGCGACCTCCACCGCGCCGAGCGACTCCTCCCCCGCCGCGAGGGCGATCCGCACCGTGGTGCCGGGTTCGGGGCGCTGCGCCAGGCGCAGGCTCACGTCGACCCGGGCGCGCGGCATGTCGACGTCCCACTGGAAGCTCGTCAGGTGCTGCTCGGGGACGGTCTCCAGCCAGACGCTGCGCCAGATGCCGGTGGAGCGGTGATACCAGATGCCATGGGGCTGCTCGCGCCAGTCCTGCTTGCCGCGCGGCAGCTCGACGTCGTGGGGGTCGTCGAACGCGCGGACCACCACCACGTGCTCCTCCCCCGCGTCCAGCAGATCCGTGAGATCGCAGGTGAAGGCGGTCTGGCCGCCGACGTGATGGCCGGCCAGTTGCCCGTCGACCCACACATGGGCCTCATGGTCGACGGCGCCGAGGTGCAGCAGGCTCCGCCGCCCCGGCGTCGGGACCGCGGTGATCGTGCGGCGGTACCACACGATGGGGTGGAAGCCGGTGTCGTGGATCCCGGAGGCCTCGGACTCCGGCACGAAGGGCACCGTGATCGTGCGGTCGAAGTGTTCGGAGCGGTCCGGCTCGTACCAGCGCTCGGTCAGCCCCGCGTCGGCGTCGTCGTGGGCGAAGCCCCAGTCTCCGTCGAGCGAGGTCCAATCCTCGCGCATCATCGTGGGACGGGGGTGGGTGCCGTCGTGCGTGCTGGCGCGCAGCGTCATCGGGTCGCTCCTGGGCGGTCGGTGAAGAGGTGAGCAGGCGGGCAGGACGTCCTGCCGTGCTCGTCCAGCCCAGCCTGCCACGTTCGTGTGCTCACGTGGGAATCTGCCCACGGACAGCCGATTCGGTGACCACAGGGCTTGCGCCGGTCACCGGGTGGAGCGGCGATGATCATGCGCTCGTGAGCACCACCAGCTCCGCCGTCGCCCGGGTCATCGCCACGTAGCGGGCCGCCGCGCCCGGCAGTCCTTCGCCGAAGTCCCCGGGATCCACCAGCACCACGAGATCGAACTCGAGCCCTTTGGCCAGCCGTGGGGTGAGCGCCGCGACACGGGTGGTCGAGGCGAGGGTGGGGTGCCCGATCACGCCGGCCGTCCCCTCCGCGTGCTCGGCGAGCCAGGTCTCGAGGATCTCCTCGAGCTGCTGGGTGCGACCATGGCGGACGGGCAGGCCGGACTCCCGGATGGAGGTGGGCACGTTCGCGTCCGGCAGCTCGGCGCGGATCACCGGCGCCGCCTGCTCCATGATCTCCCGCGGGGTGCGGTAGTTGATCGACAGCTCCGTGAGCTCCATCCGGTCCAGGCCGATCCGACCG encodes the following:
- a CDS encoding transketolase, which encodes MSTMHEGLDLSQIPELAAQLRVDSVRASTSAGSGHPTSSMSAADLLATLVSRHLRYDWDDPAADGNDHLIFSKGHASPLLYAVYKAVGVVSDEELMTGYRRFDQRLEGHPTPVLPWVDVATGSLGQGLPDGVGVALSGKHLEQAPYRVWVLCGDSEMAEGSIWEALDKASHYSLTNLVTIVDVNRLGQRGPTELGWDLDAYAARVEAFGARAVIIDGHDIQQIDDALAQADAPGDRPIVILARTVKGKGYSGVEDQENKHGKPIPEDEEKAAIEELGGERDLLVRGPRPPEVTRSEPAVRPVELPTFDKGEELATRKAYGKALVALGHADPRVVALDGEVSNSTGTGDFVEEFPERYFEMFIAEQQLVAAATGLSVRGHIAFASTFAAFLTRAADFLRMAPVSRVDLRMVGSHAGVEIGADGPSQMGLEDLALFAALQGSTVLYPSDATSTAKLVEQMAATSGVSYLRTTRGGYPVLYEAGEEFPVGGSKTLVSSESDDVTLIGAGVTLHQALSAAATLAEQGIRARVIDAYSVKPIDVDGIRAAVEATGGRVVVAEDHHAEGGLGAAVLAGLAQESIQDLHLEHLAVDGVPGSGTPAELLDWAGIDAAHIAGAARSLLEA
- a CDS encoding O-acetylhomoserine aminocarboxypropyltransferase/cysteine synthase family protein; the protein is MSTAAIHAGWRADDMHGALTPPVYASTAYAHEDHASLKDLFARRSSGYAYSRSGNPTTAVLEQRMAALEGGTGAIAVASGQAATTIALCALLAPGSHVVASQLLYGGTTEFLGDTLADLGVTCTVVDPWDLGAWERAITPATRAVLVESIANPGAQLVDLPAISALAHARDVPVVVDATLAGPALHRPGEHGADVVVHSATKHLCGHGTTLGGVIVDTGSFDPRRCPDRWPRLTTPNARFGVTFADEYDRGGSGLLAYARSKYVTDFGAALPAASAQQILVGIETLDLRMRKISADAAALAGRLHGSEGVVRVDHPTIPGRPDAHLAERDFPRGTGGVFSIDLAGSEEAAAAFCDALELFTLAVNIGDARSLVCHPATTTHCHLSETQRRACGVGPGTVRLSIGLEDLEDLSADLERGLAAARAVTGPLAGADPVVAVRG
- a CDS encoding siderophore-interacting protein is translated as METTTAQSTPTPPAATTQRGPKKPRKQAVLEVRGKTRLSPRLLRVTVGGEQYAHLNRNTHADAYVKLLIPEPASGLQPPFDLDALREDSPELLPARRTYTVRHWDDEAQSLDLDVVLHGHGADSGTAARWADEAQPGDRIALMGAGGGYTPEESASSHLLIGDHAALPAIAASLESMDPAATGLVLLQLDEEEDLLELPHPAGVELRWVIGQRERLLEAVSALDLSATAGLQVFCHAERALTKQLRRVLVTDAGIARDQISISAYWALGRIEDQFQAEKREPIGKIDD
- a CDS encoding FAD-dependent oxidoreductase: METSVRTTDVVVIGAGQAGLSAAYHLRRRGLEFVILDAEGGPGGAWRHRWDSLTMATVNGIRELPGMPEVDADAAAPANRAVPAYFADFEERFEIPVERPVRVTLVEDDPAAVGAAELPADPAVDPSPTPLLVHSVGPDGARRAPIRTRAVLSATGTWTRPFVPALPGAASFRGRQLHTVEYVRAEDFAGQRVAVVGGGISALGFLQEIAAVGETFWYTRREPVFEEGEFTEEAGRQVIAGVIDQVRQGLPVGSVVSNTGLRWTPALREAERRGILRRRPMFERITEAGVVEADGTVTELDAILWATGFRHELRHLRTLGLRGELGGIALDGTAAEEDPRIHLLGYGPSASTIGANRAGRAAVTALLRTFERESVPA
- a CDS encoding PIG-L deacetylase family protein, with translation MSSASAESGSSGSSAASEPAAPTVLPALPEEGIERVLCVVAHPDDMEYGASAAVRAWTEAGVEVTYLLLTRGEAGMAEDPAIVAPLRAREQHRACEIVGVRDLRILEHPDGMLEATLALRRDIARAVRQVRPDLVLTANFDLEAYGSLNQADHRAAGISAADGTRDAANPWVFRELREQEGLEPWSARALLVLGHPEPTHAKAVSAGHVQAAVASLSAHEAYLQHVTDHPAPEEFIPEILRAGGTAAGCDHAVTVRAHDLGGLGD
- a CDS encoding DNA-3-methyladenine glycosylase I, producing MTENGDDSDLVVGPDGLARPRWAAVHEDLRSYYDTEWGLPVRDEHGVFERLALEGFQSGLSWATILRRREGFRRAFAGFDVDAVAAYDAADVEALLADTGIIRHRGKIEATIANARATIALRTATGLGARGDLGPGSDLGQLVWSYRPQRTPVPAAAGEVPTTSTESRALAKELKRHGFRFVGPTTMFALMEALGLVDTHLVGSHRRGTSGIWAADGTPAA